The DNA segment GCAGGCAGGTGCTTGTCGAGGAATTCGCGCAGCTTGCCTTCGGTCTGAGCCCCTGTGAAACCGTCCACGGGCTTGCCTTCAATCATCAGCACGCAGGTGGGAATGGAGCGAATGCCAAACATGCTGGCCAGTTGCTGCTCTTGATCAGAGTCGATCTTGGCCAGCTTGAAGCGACCTTCGTAGGCGATTTCCAGCTTTTCCAGAATCGGACCAAGCGTCTTGCAGGGGCCGCACCAGGGCGCCCAGAAGTCCACCAGCACCGGCACGGCCATGGAGGCGGCAATGACTTCGGCTTCAAAATTCTCGATGGTGATGTCAATCATGTGATTCCCAATGCTGCTTGTGCGCTGCCACGGGGCAGCGGCGCTGATGTGTCGGCGATCTTCCGGTCACTGCCCGGCCGCCGCGCGATGCTGCGATTCTCCATGCAAATGCGCGCCAGCAATTCATAGGCTGGCGCAGGGCGGGTCTTTGCTGCACGAATGAGAGCGGCTAGCGCCTGCATCAAATGCTTTTAAACATGTTTTATGCCAAAAACCAATATGGATAAAGCGCTAGCCGCTCTCGTTTTGAGAGTGCACACGATGCAGCCCTGACAGCCGCCTCCGCTATATTGCTCACCAACCAAGGAGCGCAGACTTGATTGAAGTTTCACAACTGGTGTTCGAATACCCCGGCCACCGCGCACTCGATGGCGTGAGCGTCTCGATTGGCGCAGGCAGCGTCACCGCGCTGGTGGGGCCCAATGGCGCGGGCAAATCCACGCTGATGCGCTGCATTGCCGGGCTGGATCAACCGCTGTCCGGCCATATCCGCGTCAAAGACTTGTCCGTCGAAGAGCAACCGCGCGAAGTGCACCGCCACCTCGGCTATCTCTCTGATTTTTATGGTCTGTACGACCGCCTGAGCGTCATGCGCTGCCTGCAGTACTCGGCGCTGTCCATGGGCGTGGCGCCCAGTGGCGTGCCCGCCCGCGTGCAGCAGGTCGCTGCGCAACTAGGGCTGACGGAGCTGCTGCACCGCCACCCTACCGAGCTGTCTCGCGGCCAGCGCCAACGGGTGGCGATTGGGCAGGCGATTGTTCACCAGCCCAGCGTGCTGCTGCTGGATGAACCCGCCAGCGGGCTGGACCCGGATGCGCGCAGCAGCCTGTCACAGCTGTTTCGCCAGTTGCAGGCGCAGGGCATGACGCTGATCGTCTCCAGCCACATCCTGAGCGAGCTGGACGAGTACTGCACCCACATTCTGAGCATTCGCAACGGCCGCATTGAAAGCCATGAGGCGCTGCAAAGCGCAGGCGGCGTCAGCCAAAGCCAGCAGAGCCATCAGGCCGCCGCCAACGCTCAGCCACAGCTTTACGCGCTGGAAGTGCCCATGCCGCAGACCGAGGGCTTTGAAGCCCGCCTGCGTCAGGCGCTGCTGACCACCACGGTGCAGGACTTTGACATCACCGGCAGCCGCCCCATTCAGCTGTGGCTGCCCGCCGCTGCGCCCGCCCGGGCCGAGTGGCTGAGCCAGCTGGTGCAGGCAGGCATTCCCGTCGCATCGCTGGCCTCTGTGCGTGAACGGCTGCAAGACCGTTATGCCCGCACGGCCCAGGCCCGTGATACCGAGAACAAGGAGCAAGCATGAGCGCCGCGCGCAACCCCGAATTTCAGCGCCAGCTCTGGCTGAACTGGCGCCCCTCGCTGCTGGCATGGAGTCTGGGCCTAAGCCTGCTGATACTGGCCATGCCGCTGGCCCTGTCTTCCCCCAAGGATTTGCCGGGCTCACTCAGCATGACGGCCATTGCCGGGGTGTGGGTGGCCGCCATCGTCTACGGCAGCGTGCTGGCCGGGCGCAGTCTGGCCGAAGAAGCCAGCCAGAACACCTGGGACTGGCAGCGCCTGTCTGCCCTGTCGCCCTGGCAGATGGCATGGGGCAAGCTGCTGGGCGCGGCCCTGCCCGCATGGCTGTATGTGCTGTGGTTTGCGATTGCCTCGGCAGCCATTGCCACCCTGTGGGTGATGGAGCCCATAAAGATTCACCACACCATTGGCTTGGCCGTGCTCTGGGGGCTGGGCCTGCAGACCTGGGCCATGAACTCGGTGCTGATGAGCTGGGGCCAGCAAGACCGCCCCGTCAACCGCAGGCGCGCGGCCCTGTTGCCATTGCTGCTCCTGTTTTTCATACCCGGCCCCTTCATCAGCCATGTTTACACAAGCGTGGTGGAGAACAGCAGCGATCCCGTGCTGTGGTGGGGCATGGATGTCGGCGGACTGGGGCTGGCCTATCTGTCTGGCGGGCTGATACTGGGTCTGGGCCTGTTGGGTCTGTGGCGACAGCTGTGCACGCGGCTGGATGTGCGCACCCTGCCCTGGGCCTGGCCGCTGGGTCTGACTCTGACGGGCTTTTTCTCCGCTGGTTCGATGCACATGGGTACTGCCGCTTTTTTCAGCAGTACCGCCTTGATTGCGCTGGCAGGCACCGCCTATGTCGCGCTTCAGCACATGGACCAGCATCTGCGAGCATGGAGGCAGGTCCAATGGTCGGCCAGCCGCCAGCGCTGGCGCGAGGCACTTGAGGCGCTGCCGCTGTGGCCCGTCAGCCTGCTGCTGGCTTTTGCCATGGCCTTGCTACTGCTGTTCGCCCCGCATAGCTTCGAGGCTGCCATCCGCGGCCAGCTCAACAGCCTCAACCTCTATCTGTGCTTGCATTTGCTGCGCGACTGCCTGCTGCTGACGGGTTTTGCCCTGCTGGCGGGCAAGCTTAAATCGCCCATGGCCGCGTTTGTGATTGCCTGGCTGATCCTCAACTTCGCCGCGCCGCTGCTGGCCTATGGCGTGGGCGGCTCTACAGGTGCCTTGATTGTGCAACCCGTGGTCGCCATGTGGTTTGGCTCGACCAATGCGGCAGAGCAAGTCGGCGCATGGGTGCGCTATGTGCCGTGGGTGTCTCTGAGCCTGCAGATTCTGGTCACGCTGGGCTGGGTGGTTTACGTCTTCAAGGACCGCGTACTGGGCTTTGCGCGCGACAACGCGGCGGCCTGAATCGGGCGGTCATAGCTGCTTTGCAAAGCAGGCTATGACCCACCGCCGCAAGGCCGTGCAGCAAAACCGTAAAATCAGGGGTTCCACTAGGCCGGGCGGCAGCCGCCCTCAAGAGACAACATGAACCCCATCCAAGTTGGCGTAGTCATGGGTTCCAGCAGCGACTGGGACACCATGCAACACGCAGTTGCCATCCTCCAGCAATTCGGTATCACTTTTGAGGCCAAGGTCGTGTCGGCCCACCGCATGCCGGACGACATGTTCCGCTTTGCCGAAGGCGCAGCAGACCGCGGTATCAAGGCCATCATCGCCGGTGCTGGCGGCGCAGCCCACCTGCCCGGCATGATTGCCGCCAAGACCACCGTGCCCGTGCTGGGCGTGCCCGTGGCCAGCCGCCACCTGCAAGGTGTGGATTCGCTGCACTCCATCGTGCAAATGCCCAAGGGCGTGCCCGTGGCGACCTTCGCCATCGGCACCGCCGGTGCTGCCAACGCGGCCCTGTTTGCCGTGGCCCTGCTGGCCAATGAAGACCCTGCGCTGCGCGCCAAGCTCGACGCCTTCCGCGTGGAGCAGACCGAAGCCGCCCGCAACATGACGCTGCCGGTGAACGAATGAGCAACGCCAACAACACCGCCGTGATCTTGCCGGGAGCGACCCTCGGCGTGCTGGGCGGCGGCCAGCTGGGCCGCATGTTTGCGCACTCCGCGCAGGCCATGGGCTACTTCACCGCCGTGCTGGACAAAGACGAAACCAGCCCTGCGGGTCTGGTCAGCCACCACCACATCCGCACCGGTTACGAGGATGCGCAAGGTCTGGCAGAACTCGCCCAGCTGTGCGCTGCCGTGACCACCGAATTTGAAAACGTGCCCGCCGCCGCTTTGAACAAGCTGGCGGAGAGCCTGCCCGTATCGCCCGCCGGTTCTGCCGTGGCGATTGCTCAGGACCGCGCTGCCGAGAAGGCCCACTTTGTGAAGTGCGGCGTGCCCTGCGCGCCATACGCCGTGATTGAGACACCCGCGCAACTGGCTGTCGTCAATGACGCACTGCTGCCCGGCATCTTGAAGACGGCCCGCATGGGCTACGACGGCAAGGGCCAGATTCGCGTCAAAACCCGCGAAGAACTGGCCCAAGGCTGGGCTGAGCTGGGTCATGTGGCCTGCGTGCTGGAAAAGATGCTGCCGCTGGCACACGAATGCTCCGTCATCGTGGCCCGTGGCCGCAATGGCGACATCGTCAACCTGCCCGTGCAGCGCAATCTGCACCGCGACGGCATTCTGACCGTCACCGAGGTTTATGAAGGAAATCTGCCTGCAACGCAGGTAGAACAAGCGATTGCAGCTGCAAAGTCTGTAGCAATCGGCCTCGACTATGTGGGCGTGCTGTGCGTAGAGTTCTTTGTGCTGGACAACGGCCAGCTCGTGGTCAACGAGATTGCCCCGCGCCCGCACAACAGCGGCCACTACAGCCAGAACGCGCTGGATGTGTCGCAGTTCGACCTGCAAGTGCGCTGCATGACCAACCTGCCGCTGACACAGCCCCGCCAGCACAGCGCCACCGTCATGCTGAACCTGCTGGGCGACCTGTGGTTCAAGGACAGCGATGTGGCCCAGAGCCCTGCGTGGGACCAGATTCTGGCCCTGCCCGGCGCTCACCTGCACCTGTACGGCAAGGTCGATGCCAAGCGCGCCCGCAAGATGGGCCACTTGAACATCACCGCCGCCACGCCCGAAAAAGCGCGTGAAACCGCGTTGAAGGCTGCCGAAATTCTCGGCATCGAAGCGTTTTAAGGAACTGACGTGATTTTGGATGGAATGCTGGACGCCTCGGTACAAGCCGCTGCGCTTGCCCTGCAACAAGGCAAGCTGCTGGGCCTTCCCACCGAGACGGTTTATGGCCTGGCAGCAGACAGCGACAACGACGCTGCCGTGGCCCAGATCTTTACCGCCAAGGGCCGCCCCGCCAACCATCCGCTGATCGTGCATGTGGCAGACGCTGCGGCTATCACCCGCTATGCCAAGCAAGTACCGGTCTTTGCCCAGCAACTGATTGACGCTTTCTGGCCCGGCCCCCTCACCCTGATCCTGCCTCGCCTGCCCGAAGCCGCCAAGGCATCGACGGGCGGGCAGGACAGCGTGGGCCTGCGCTGCCCCAGCCACCCCGTGGCGCATGCGGTGCTCAAAGCCTGCCAGCAGTTGACGCCGCCCGTGTGGGGCGTATCGGCCCCCAGCGCCAACAAGTTTGGCCGCGTCAGCCCCACCACGGCCGAGCATGTGACCACAGAGTTTGGTGACGACCTGCTGGTGCTGGACGGCGGCGCTTGCGAAGTGGGCATTGAATCCACAATCGTCGACTGCACACGCGGCGTGCCCGTGCTGCTGCGCCCCGGAGCCATCACCCGCGACGATATTGAACGCGCTTGCGGCATGAAGCCGCTCTCAAAAGAAGAGCTGTCAGCGGATACACCACGTGCGTCAGGCACGCTTTTGGCGCATTACGCTCCCAACGCCAAGGTGCGGCTCATGGACGCCAAGCAGCTGCAAGCAGCGCTGGATATTCTGGGCAAAGACGGTAAGAACATCGCCATCTACCACCGCAGCCCTCTCAAGGCACCCAGCGCCCAGTTGCTGCTGCGCCGCATGTCTGACGACCCCCGCGACGTGGCCCGTGAGCTGTTTGGCATGCTGCGCAATTTTGACGACTGGGGCGCCAAGCTGATCTGGATTGAAACCCCGGCTGACACCGCCGACTGGGAAGGCGTGCGTGACCGCCTGCAGCGCGCCGCCGCTGCGGGTTAAGAGCCGTAAAACGCTTCTTTAGCTAAGTTCAAAGTAAAGATACAAATTTTTATTCGTTTTCTTTATTAGCGGCTTTCTCTAACCTTTGATGCATCAACTGCAACATCAAAGGTCAGAACCATGGGTACCCGCCGCGACGCGCTTAGCAAGCTTTTATTCATCAGCTCGGCTTCCCTGGGCCTCGCGGCCTGCTCCCACTCGGACGATACGGCCAGCAGCCAGACCTCGCCTGCAGACAAGCTGGCCCAGAACGGCGGCAAGATCGTGCCGTTCAACTACCCGGACAACCCTTCGTTCGACCTGATCTATCTGGCCGATCGCCTGGGTTACTTCGAGGGCACCTCCACCCGCCCCAATTACATAGGCAAGGTTGCCGCACCGCAAATCATTCCGCTGGTGGGCACGGGCGATATTCACTTCGGTGCCCGCATGGTGCCCCTGGTCATCTCGGCCATTGCCGCCGGGGCCGACATGAAGGTGATTGCCGCCGGCAGCAAGACGCTGCAGGAAGCGCCGCACATGAAGTACTTTGTGCGCAAGGATTCCGCCATCCGCACGCCCAAAGATCTCGAAGGCAAAACCATTGGCTTCAATAGCTTTGGTGCCTGTGCAGAGTTCGTCTCCAAGACCTATTTCCGCGAGCATGGCGCGGATGTGAGCAAGATCAACTTTCTGGTCGTGCCTGACAACCAGAACGAGCAGGCCGTGCTCAGCAAGAACGTGGATCTGGCCATCATTCACCCGCCGCATTCCGGCGGCGCCGAAGCCAACCCCGAGCTACTGCGTCTGTGGAGCGATTACGACCTGGACCGGGGCCTGGGCGGCATGTCGCCCTATAGCGTCAACGGCAAGTTCGCCCGCGAGAATCCTCAGGCCGTGCGCGATGTGGTCACCGCCATCGCCAAGGCCGGAAACTGGGTCAACGCCCACACCGACGAGGCGCGCCAGTACACGGCCGAACGTCTGGGAATGGATCTCAAGCATGTGGAGCGCTATGCCTATGTGGACGACCAGATCATCACCGAGCCGCCCATCCAGTACTACATCGACATACTGGAGCGCGAAGGCAAGCTGCAGCCGGGCAAGGTCTCGGTCAAGGATGTCTACACCAACGCCTTCAATCCCTTTGTCAACGGAACGGCCGCATGAGTGGGGGCCCCGCCATCAAGATCCAGGCACGCGATGTGCGCATGGATTTCTCCATCGCCGATGACCGAGGGCGCAAGCAACAGATCTCGGCACTGCAGGACTTCAACCTCGACATCCGCGAAGGCGAGTTTTTCACCATCCTGGGCCCCTCGGGTTGCGGAAAATCCACCTTCTTGAACGTGCTGGCCGGCTTGGCCCGCAAGACGGGCGGCAGCATAGACATAGACGGGCAGGCGGCCAGCGGCATCAACCGCCAGCAAGGCGTGGTGTTCCAGGGCTATGCGCTGTTTCCCTGGCGCAACGTGCTGCATAACATCGAGATGGGGCTGGAGATTCGCCGCGTACCCCGGCGCGAACGCCGCCAGACGGCCGAGCATTTTCTGCATCTGGTGGGACTGGACGGCTTTGGTCACCGCTATCCGCATGAGCTGTCCGGCGGCATGCGCCAGCGCGTGGCGATTGCACGCGCGCTGGCCTACTCGCCCAGCCTGCTGCTGATGGACGAGCCTTTCGCTGCATTGGATGCCCAGACACGAGAAATTCTGCAGTCCGAGCTGCTGCGCATCTGGGAGCAGCACAAGACCACCATCGTCTTCATCACCCACAGCCTGGATGAAGCCATTTTCCTGTCGGACCGCATGGCCGTCATGACGCACCGCCCCGGGCGCATCAAGTCCATTCTGGACGTGCCGCTGGCCCGCCCCCGGCCCGCGGAGATCCGCCACTCGCCTGGCTTTGTTCAGCTGCGCGAGCAGGCCTGGGACATTCTGCGCGACGAGGTCGCCTTTGCCAGCGGCCACCGCCAGCAGCCTCTGGCACCCATCACACCCAGCGCCCCCGACTACTCCCTGGCCTTGCGAGGATTTGCCCTATGACCGATTTGACCGCCCCGGCAGCTCCTCGCGCCGCCCCCAGCATTCGCTCGGGCCTGAATCTATGGAAATTAGGCGTCAAGTGGCTGGAGCGTTTGACCTGCCTGCTCCTGTTTTTTGCAATCTGGGAGTTTCTGCCGCGCGCTGGCATCGTCAGCTCGGCCTTTCTGAGCCCGCCTTCCGCCGTGCTGGCTGCCATCGCCCAGCTGATAGAAAGCGGGCAGCTGAACAAGCATATCTTCGCCAGCCTGCAACGCTCGCTGGCCGGTCTGTCGCTGGCCATTCTTGCGGGCGTGAGCCTGGGCCTGCTGATGGGCGTGGTCCGCCGCTTTGAAGCCTTCGTCGATCCCCTGCTGCAGCTGTTCAGGCAGGTTTCGGCTCTGGCCTTGTTTCCGGTGTTTCTACTGTTCTTCGGCATTGGCGAAGCCTCCAAGATCGCCATCATCTTCTGGGCGGCTTTCTGGCCCGTGCTGCTCAACACCATCAGCGGTGTCAAACAGGTGGAAAAGCTGCTGATTCACTCGGCACTTTCCATGGGTGCCACACGCGGCTTCATCTTCTTCAAGGTCATCCTGCCGGCCGCTGCGCCTTCCATCTTCACCGGCATCCGCTTGGCCGGGGCCTACTCCATCACGGCACTGGTGGCGGCCGAGATGATTGGCTCGCATGCGGGCCTGGGCTTTCTGACGCTGAACTCGCAGGAGATCTTTCAGATTCCCAGCATGTATGCGGGCATCGTTCTGCTGGCTTTGTTGGGCCTGGCGCTCCACTATGTGCTGGCCTTGCTGGAAAAGCGGCTGACGCGCTGGCGCAGCGGGCTGGAATTTCATGAATAAGTTCAGCCCCGTACCGACGGCCAGAGCAGCGGTCATTGCCAGCATCGCCGCCGCCGTGGCGTTGGCATTGTTCTGGCCCTCGCTGCCCGCATATTCCAGCGCCAGCCCCGGCCCGGTCTTGGCGCAGGCACAGCAGCAAGGCGTGCTCAAGCTGGCTTTGCGCAGCTACTCGCGTCCTTCCCTGCCCAGCGATCCGCTGCCGCCGGAGCCCGATGTGCTTGATCAGGCTCTGGCCCAGTGGCTGGGCCGGCAGTTGGGCGTGCGCGTAGAGCTCACCAACGTGCAGCAGGCAGATATTGCGCTGCAAGGCATACACCTTGAAAATGCCGCTCCGCAGACCGTCAGCGCCTATGCCGAGCCGGGCCTGCAACTGGTGTCGCTCAAACAGCAAGCGGCGCGCTGGCCCAGCTATGCACCTAGCTACTGGCAGCTGCTTGAGCCCAAGACTCGCCAAGCCACGACCGGCCCCAGCGTGTGCGTGGGCTCGGGCGTGGCCTCGGCCAAGTCCTTGCAAGCCAGAGGCTTGCAGCCGCGTATAGCCCCCTCTTCGATTCACGCCATCAGCGACTTTCTGGCCGGCCGATGCGATTTGCTAGCCGATACGCCGGCCGTCATTGACCGCCTGCTGACGCAGGACTCCTGGCGCTTTTATGCCCGGTTAGGCCACGGCTTTGCTTCCGATGATCCGGAAGGCATCACCCTGCGCAGCAAAGACGAACAGTCTGCCCAATGGTTGCAGCAAAGCCTGCAGCAATGGCAGGCCAGCGGCCAGCAGCAGAAGGCCTTCAACAACCGTGTGAGCACGATTGCGCTGGAAGCGTCGCTGCTGGAAGACGGTGCCATCTGCCACTGATGGCCGGCCTCCATTCTTCAGTCTCTTGATTGTTTTCTCATGCTCTCTTGCGCCTTCAAAGACGTTCTCTCCGCACTCGAAAAAACCGCCGTCGCACGTGATCGCCAGGGCGGCCACGCAGCGCATGAAAAAGCGCTGCTGCGCGATGCAGGCCTGCTGCGCCTGGCCATCCCGGCACAGCATGGCGGCAACGAACGCAGCTGGCCCGATATCTACCAGCATATCCGCGCCCTGGCGGCGGTGGACAGTGCGCTAGCCCATGTGCTGGCCTTCCACCAGTTACAGGTGGCCACGGTGTTGATCTACGGATCACCCCAGCAGCAGCGCGCTTGGCTGCGCCGCACCACGGATGAAAACGGCTGGTGGGGCAATGCACTCAATCCGCGTGACACGCGGCTGCAGGCCTTGCCCAGCAAGGCCGCTGCGCCCGGCTATGAACTCAACGGCATCAAGGGCTTTTGCTCGGGCACGCGTGGCTCCCACTATCTGACCGTGTCGGCCCGCGTCGAAGGTCATTCACAACCCGTACTGGGCCTGCTGGAAACTGCGGCTGCTGGCATTGCCGTCAAGGACGACTGGAACCCCATGGGCCAGCGCCAGACGGATAGCGGCTCCGTGCAGTTCAGCCAGGTGCATTTGCCTGCCAGCGCCGTGATGCGCGATGAAACCGCAGGCACCAGCGCATTTCATACCTTGCGCAACTGCCTGGCCCAGTTGGTGCTGGTCAATCTGTTTGTGGGCGTGGCCCAGGGCGCGCGCCAGCAGGCGCGTGACTACGCGCTGCAGCATGCCAAGCCCTGGATGGGGTCCACGGTGGAACGCGCCACGGACGATCCCTATCTGCTGCGCCGCATGGGCGAAATGCAGGCCCAGATTTCCGCTGCCGCGCTGATGGCCGATCATGCCGCCGCACTGCTGCAAAAGGCCTGGCTGCGTGGCGAGAGCCTCGTCACCAGTGAGCGTGCAGAAGTGGCCATTGCCGTGTTTGAAGCCAAGGTCATGGCGCATCGCTGCACGCTGTTTGCCACGCAGGAGATGTTCGATGTGGTGGGATCTCGCGGCACCCATGCCGATCTGGGCTTTGACCGTTTCTGGCGCAATGTGCGCACCCATACCCTGCACGACCCGCTGGACTACAAGCTCCAGGCCCTGGGCCGCTGGGCCGTATATGGCGAAGAGCCTTCCGCAGTGAATTACAACTGAGCACTGCGCCAACAAAAAATCCGGGTCTGGCCCGGATTTTTTCGTTGCACCCATAGCTGATTAGAAGCGGTAGCCGACTCCCAGAGAGAACACATTGGGATTGAGCTTGACGCTAATGCTTTGACCTGAAGACAGATGAATCTGGGTCTTCAGAAAGCTCTTGGAATAAGAGGCATCGACAAACCAGCGCTCGTTGAACTGATAGACAAAGCCCAGTTGCGCGAGCGCGCCGAACTTGTCGTCCACCTTGGCCGTGGTCGGATTGGCTTGGGTGCCGCCAGTCAGGCCGTTGAGCGTGGCCGTGGTCTTTTCGCCAAAAAAGTGGGCATAGGTCACGCCCGCTGCCACATAGGGCCTAAAGCTCGCATTGGCCGCGTTGAAGCGGTACTGCAGCAGCAGCGTGGCGGGGAGCGCCTTGGTGCTGCCCAGCTTGCCCACGCCGGCAATCGCACCGTCGCCAATCAGGTCATGCTTGAATGGCATGGCCAGCGGTACATCCAGTGCCAGATTGTCGGTGACCATATAGGTAATGCCGCCCGACAGCTGGGTGCTGCTCTTGGCATCCACCTTGGTGTTGGGAAAGGACGGAGCCGAGAGATTGCCGCTGCTCACATCGGGAGCCAGATGGGTGACGCCCAAGCGCGCCGACCAGCTTCCGGCCGACTGGGCACTGGCCCCACCGCAGGCTGCCAGTGCAACCAGGGCCGTTGTAATCCGCATAGTGTTTTTCATAGATGTCTCTGCTTGTTGTTATTGCGGATGGTGATTACAGCCAGCCCTTTTGGGACAGCGAGCGCGCGACCAGCTGGCTTAGCTGCTGGTGGCCGTAGGGCGTGGGATGGAAGCTGTCGGCAA comes from the Comamonas sp. 26 genome and includes:
- a CDS encoding ABC transporter ATP-binding protein, producing MIEVSQLVFEYPGHRALDGVSVSIGAGSVTALVGPNGAGKSTLMRCIAGLDQPLSGHIRVKDLSVEEQPREVHRHLGYLSDFYGLYDRLSVMRCLQYSALSMGVAPSGVPARVQQVAAQLGLTELLHRHPTELSRGQRQRVAIGQAIVHQPSVLLLDEPASGLDPDARSSLSQLFRQLQAQGMTLIVSSHILSELDEYCTHILSIRNGRIESHEALQSAGGVSQSQQSHQAAANAQPQLYALEVPMPQTEGFEARLRQALLTTTVQDFDITGSRPIQLWLPAAAPARAEWLSQLVQAGIPVASLASVRERLQDRYARTAQARDTENKEQA
- the purE gene encoding 5-(carboxyamino)imidazole ribonucleotide mutase produces the protein MNPIQVGVVMGSSSDWDTMQHAVAILQQFGITFEAKVVSAHRMPDDMFRFAEGAADRGIKAIIAGAGGAAHLPGMIAAKTTVPVLGVPVASRHLQGVDSLHSIVQMPKGVPVATFAIGTAGAANAALFAVALLANEDPALRAKLDAFRVEQTEAARNMTLPVNE
- a CDS encoding 5-(carboxyamino)imidazole ribonucleotide synthase: MSNANNTAVILPGATLGVLGGGQLGRMFAHSAQAMGYFTAVLDKDETSPAGLVSHHHIRTGYEDAQGLAELAQLCAAVTTEFENVPAAALNKLAESLPVSPAGSAVAIAQDRAAEKAHFVKCGVPCAPYAVIETPAQLAVVNDALLPGILKTARMGYDGKGQIRVKTREELAQGWAELGHVACVLEKMLPLAHECSVIVARGRNGDIVNLPVQRNLHRDGILTVTEVYEGNLPATQVEQAIAAAKSVAIGLDYVGVLCVEFFVLDNGQLVVNEIAPRPHNSGHYSQNALDVSQFDLQVRCMTNLPLTQPRQHSATVMLNLLGDLWFKDSDVAQSPAWDQILALPGAHLHLYGKVDAKRARKMGHLNITAATPEKARETALKAAEILGIEAF
- a CDS encoding L-threonylcarbamoyladenylate synthase, translating into MILDGMLDASVQAAALALQQGKLLGLPTETVYGLAADSDNDAAVAQIFTAKGRPANHPLIVHVADAAAITRYAKQVPVFAQQLIDAFWPGPLTLILPRLPEAAKASTGGQDSVGLRCPSHPVAHAVLKACQQLTPPVWGVSAPSANKFGRVSPTTAEHVTTEFGDDLLVLDGGACEVGIESTIVDCTRGVPVLLRPGAITRDDIERACGMKPLSKEELSADTPRASGTLLAHYAPNAKVRLMDAKQLQAALDILGKDGKNIAIYHRSPLKAPSAQLLLRRMSDDPRDVARELFGMLRNFDDWGAKLIWIETPADTADWEGVRDRLQRAAAAG
- a CDS encoding ABC transporter substrate-binding protein, giving the protein MGTRRDALSKLLFISSASLGLAACSHSDDTASSQTSPADKLAQNGGKIVPFNYPDNPSFDLIYLADRLGYFEGTSTRPNYIGKVAAPQIIPLVGTGDIHFGARMVPLVISAIAAGADMKVIAAGSKTLQEAPHMKYFVRKDSAIRTPKDLEGKTIGFNSFGACAEFVSKTYFREHGADVSKINFLVVPDNQNEQAVLSKNVDLAIIHPPHSGGAEANPELLRLWSDYDLDRGLGGMSPYSVNGKFARENPQAVRDVVTAIAKAGNWVNAHTDEARQYTAERLGMDLKHVERYAYVDDQIITEPPIQYYIDILEREGKLQPGKVSVKDVYTNAFNPFVNGTAA
- a CDS encoding ABC transporter ATP-binding protein, which produces MSGGPAIKIQARDVRMDFSIADDRGRKQQISALQDFNLDIREGEFFTILGPSGCGKSTFLNVLAGLARKTGGSIDIDGQAASGINRQQGVVFQGYALFPWRNVLHNIEMGLEIRRVPRRERRQTAEHFLHLVGLDGFGHRYPHELSGGMRQRVAIARALAYSPSLLLMDEPFAALDAQTREILQSELLRIWEQHKTTIVFITHSLDEAIFLSDRMAVMTHRPGRIKSILDVPLARPRPAEIRHSPGFVQLREQAWDILRDEVAFASGHRQQPLAPITPSAPDYSLALRGFAL
- a CDS encoding ABC transporter permease yields the protein MTDLTAPAAPRAAPSIRSGLNLWKLGVKWLERLTCLLLFFAIWEFLPRAGIVSSAFLSPPSAVLAAIAQLIESGQLNKHIFASLQRSLAGLSLAILAGVSLGLLMGVVRRFEAFVDPLLQLFRQVSALALFPVFLLFFGIGEASKIAIIFWAAFWPVLLNTISGVKQVEKLLIHSALSMGATRGFIFFKVILPAAAPSIFTGIRLAGAYSITALVAAEMIGSHAGLGFLTLNSQEIFQIPSMYAGIVLLALLGLALHYVLALLEKRLTRWRSGLEFHE
- a CDS encoding acyl-CoA dehydrogenase family protein, with product MLSCAFKDVLSALEKTAVARDRQGGHAAHEKALLRDAGLLRLAIPAQHGGNERSWPDIYQHIRALAAVDSALAHVLAFHQLQVATVLIYGSPQQQRAWLRRTTDENGWWGNALNPRDTRLQALPSKAAAPGYELNGIKGFCSGTRGSHYLTVSARVEGHSQPVLGLLETAAAGIAVKDDWNPMGQRQTDSGSVQFSQVHLPASAVMRDETAGTSAFHTLRNCLAQLVLVNLFVGVAQGARQQARDYALQHAKPWMGSTVERATDDPYLLRRMGEMQAQISAAALMADHAAALLQKAWLRGESLVTSERAEVAIAVFEAKVMAHRCTLFATQEMFDVVGSRGTHADLGFDRFWRNVRTHTLHDPLDYKLQALGRWAVYGEEPSAVNYN
- a CDS encoding OmpW family protein, with the protein product MKNTMRITTALVALAACGGASAQSAGSWSARLGVTHLAPDVSSGNLSAPSFPNTKVDAKSSTQLSGGITYMVTDNLALDVPLAMPFKHDLIGDGAIAGVGKLGSTKALPATLLLQYRFNAANASFRPYVAAGVTYAHFFGEKTTATLNGLTGGTQANPTTAKVDDKFGALAQLGFVYQFNERWFVDASYSKSFLKTQIHLSSGQSISVKLNPNVFSLGVGYRF